A stretch of the Synechocystis sp. PCC 7338 genome encodes the following:
- a CDS encoding glycosyltransferase: MTTTPSSILHIVAGLGYGGNEAIALKIIMAAQAQTQNSLIVLDPSKREQEPAFSVLTEQIIYCKPGLGYLNIFNTARQAIQQTQPTAIISYTFNIKILPIVLAAKLSGIHNIKVQMGNTAPLEPMPRRKWRFLLWCFSLLQVPVYPCSQAVMTSIETLAPLHKDSQVMINGCDVSAIAATAAKARTQRPANDKKRIVMVARLDGIKDQATLIRAYAQLQPRHPDWQLWLVGEGNERQRLQQLALELNLDPQTVFLGQRGDIPEILGQCDIFAFSTTEAEGFGIVLIEAMAAGLPTVASDIGACREVLLGGKAGVLVEPKNVKAWVDALDSLMADAQEWQAASQAILATAPQYDVCNTAQKWLELLCPSVI; the protein is encoded by the coding sequence TTGACCACTACACCAAGTTCCATTCTTCATATCGTCGCCGGCCTAGGTTACGGTGGCAACGAGGCGATCGCTCTAAAGATAATTATGGCGGCCCAAGCTCAAACCCAGAACTCCCTCATTGTCCTTGACCCCAGCAAACGGGAACAGGAACCAGCTTTTTCTGTCCTAACAGAACAAATTATTTACTGTAAACCGGGATTGGGTTATCTCAACATTTTCAACACCGCTCGCCAAGCCATTCAGCAAACCCAACCCACCGCCATCATCTCCTACACCTTCAATATCAAAATTCTGCCCATTGTGCTGGCGGCCAAGCTATCCGGCATCCATAACATTAAAGTCCAGATGGGCAATACGGCCCCTCTCGAACCGATGCCCCGCCGTAAATGGCGTTTTCTGCTCTGGTGTTTTTCCCTTTTGCAGGTTCCTGTTTATCCCTGTTCCCAAGCGGTGATGACCTCCATTGAAACCCTGGCCCCCCTGCACAAAGATAGTCAAGTGATGATCAATGGTTGTGATGTCAGCGCCATTGCCGCCACTGCCGCCAAAGCCCGAACCCAGCGCCCCGCCAATGATAAAAAAAGAATTGTCATGGTGGCCCGCCTCGATGGTATTAAAGACCAAGCCACCCTAATCCGGGCCTATGCCCAACTTCAACCCCGCCATCCCGATTGGCAATTATGGTTGGTGGGGGAAGGGAATGAGCGGCAACGATTGCAACAATTAGCTCTAGAGTTAAACCTCGATCCCCAAACCGTCTTTCTTGGTCAACGGGGAGATATTCCCGAAATCCTGGGCCAGTGTGATATTTTTGCCTTTAGCACCACCGAAGCGGAAGGGTTTGGCATTGTCCTCATTGAAGCCATGGCCGCCGGTTTACCCACTGTGGCCAGTGACATAGGGGCCTGTCGGGAAGTCCTACTGGGAGGAAAAGCCGGAGTTTTAGTAGAGCCTAAAAATGTTAAAGCCTGGGTTGATGCTCTGGATTCCCTAATGGCTGATGCTCAAGAGTGGCAAGCCGCCTCCCAAGCTATTCTGGCCACTGCCCCCCAATATGATGTCTGCAATACTGCTCAAAAATGGCTGGAGTTGCTATGCCCAAGCGTTATTTAA
- a CDS encoding glycosyltransferase family 4 protein: MPKRYLMLVGDPNDINIWSNIPYYFLQAARKDDFLMAGLPLKPAQLKFWRLLWNLWQLLFTGQRGGFQYSNYFARLLIAQVSLPPEPIEIISHFPLLPPEPIPVQWQLNYYIDATTKQVFESYGIDQKVGKNFQAEVLARETRNFQKAKRIICMCHWAADSVINDYGIDPSKVFVIPGGANLDEALLTQLPPGPPPPFQPLKLGFIGKDWQRKGLPLLIQVAEELHQRGYPVQVPVIGPPSADLPPHPLLQPIGFLNKNTDLEKFVKTVRSFHFGCLFSQAEAFGISNRECLRLGVPVLSLRVGGIPDTVPEGLGHLFEANVHPRAIAATIQSYLDNPEQYASLRSKVVSRSEEFTWSMAIKKFTELW, from the coding sequence ATGCCCAAGCGTTATTTAATGCTAGTTGGCGATCCCAATGATATTAATATTTGGAGTAATATCCCGTACTATTTTTTGCAGGCGGCCCGAAAGGATGATTTTTTGATGGCTGGTCTACCCCTTAAACCTGCTCAACTTAAATTCTGGCGACTCCTTTGGAATCTCTGGCAATTGTTGTTCACTGGCCAGCGGGGAGGCTTTCAGTACAGTAATTATTTTGCTCGACTTCTCATAGCCCAAGTATCTCTCCCTCCAGAACCCATAGAAATTATTAGCCATTTTCCCCTCCTGCCCCCAGAGCCCATTCCCGTCCAATGGCAATTAAATTACTATATTGATGCCACCACGAAACAAGTCTTTGAAAGCTATGGCATTGACCAAAAAGTAGGTAAAAATTTTCAAGCAGAAGTTTTGGCACGGGAAACTAGAAATTTTCAAAAAGCAAAAAGAATCATTTGTATGTGTCATTGGGCCGCCGATTCTGTCATCAATGACTACGGCATTGACCCCAGTAAAGTTTTTGTCATTCCTGGTGGAGCAAATCTAGACGAAGCATTATTAACCCAACTTCCCCCTGGTCCCCCCCCCCCTTTCCAGCCCCTAAAACTTGGTTTTATTGGTAAAGATTGGCAACGCAAAGGTTTACCTTTATTAATCCAGGTAGCAGAAGAACTTCACCAACGGGGTTACCCTGTCCAAGTGCCCGTCATTGGCCCCCCAAGCGCTGACCTGCCGCCCCATCCCCTCCTCCAACCCATAGGCTTTCTTAATAAAAATACTGACCTAGAAAAATTTGTGAAAACAGTGCGTTCCTTCCATTTTGGCTGTCTTTTTTCCCAAGCAGAAGCCTTTGGAATTTCTAATCGGGAGTGTTTACGGCTGGGAGTCCCGGTTCTATCATTGCGGGTAGGGGGAATCCCCGACACAGTGCCAGAGGGTCTAGGTCATTTGTTTGAAGCTAATGTTCACCCCCGGGCGATCGCCGCTACGATCCAGTCTTATCTTGACAATCCAGAACAGTATGCTAGCCTACGCTCTAAAGTTGTCTCCCGCTCTGAGGAGTTCACTTGGTCAATGGCGATTAAAAAATTCACCGAACTTTGGTAA
- a CDS encoding bifunctional 2-polyprenyl-6-hydroxyphenol methylase/3-demethylubiquinol 3-O-methyltransferase UbiG, whose protein sequence is MTLKYLTESAFVGSEKDFSREIAVIDRLLTKGSEILDYGCSWGYGAWQFKNCGFESKGLEISIPRANYATNFLEIDVVSENELVKDSLDCVWSSHVIEHLPKPSGLITLAYQVLKPGGILFLKCPNGSSESRALNNKWSQIWGNVHPQVIDELFLRKSLKGKFSGLITSYIGELDHFVQSYSNSKEKLNMIFESIPSFSLDSSEIYFLGHKLPDIN, encoded by the coding sequence ATGACGTTAAAATACTTAACTGAATCTGCTTTTGTTGGCTCTGAAAAAGATTTTTCTAGAGAAATTGCTGTCATTGATAGGTTGCTAACCAAAGGCTCAGAAATACTAGACTATGGTTGCTCATGGGGTTATGGTGCATGGCAATTTAAAAACTGTGGATTTGAATCCAAGGGGTTAGAAATTTCCATTCCTAGGGCAAATTATGCAACCAATTTTTTAGAAATAGATGTTGTCAGCGAAAATGAACTAGTAAAAGATAGCCTTGATTGTGTATGGAGTTCTCATGTAATTGAGCATCTTCCCAAACCAAGTGGACTTATCACCTTAGCCTATCAAGTGCTGAAACCGGGGGGCATCCTTTTTTTGAAATGTCCTAATGGCTCGAGCGAATCCCGTGCCTTAAATAATAAATGGTCTCAAATTTGGGGAAATGTACACCCGCAAGTAATCGATGAATTATTTTTGCGCAAAAGCTTAAAGGGAAAATTCTCTGGATTAATCACAAGTTATATTGGTGAGCTAGATCACTTTGTCCAGTCTTATTCAAACTCAAAAGAAAAGTTAAATATGATATTTGAATCCATACCATCTTTCTCATTGGATTCATCGGAAATTTACTTCCTAGGACATAAACTTCCCGATATAAATTGA
- a CDS encoding glycosyltransferase family 4 protein has translation MTTNSNFHKFLVLQAGARMHYAVPALLAEQGLLKRFYTDLHGSHLLLKVVKQFLPSSLQPKPLKRLLGRKLPKSLSPDLVKDQFFYNLLYPLLRKINAQLISPEEEIFSLIEQEGFAGATALYTNYINSDLELVKQAKEKGLYCVHELIIGADVGRILLEERQLFPGIEPQGESLNEVETGIQRDIQKWQTVDQILVPSQYCFDSSVALGAEPAKISIVPYGINEQWLTIEAQPEPGRVLFVGQVGLRKGNHYLAEATRKLQPRLPQLHVRVVGPPLVDITNPLFAGPDYVGQVPRSLVREEFAKADVFVLPTLAEGMALVHLEAMACGIPIITTPHCGSVVRDGIEGFIVPIRDSNLLSERIEQLATDRQLRERMGQAAKERAKDYTWKRYGARLLAAIT, from the coding sequence ATGACAACTAATTCAAATTTTCATAAGTTCCTTGTTCTCCAAGCCGGGGCTAGAATGCACTATGCCGTACCAGCACTGTTAGCTGAACAAGGATTACTGAAAAGATTCTATACGGATCTCCATGGTAGTCATCTGCTTCTAAAAGTAGTAAAGCAATTCTTGCCTTCCTCTCTCCAGCCAAAGCCATTGAAGCGTTTACTAGGTAGAAAATTACCAAAATCATTATCCCCTGATTTAGTCAAAGACCAATTTTTTTATAATCTACTTTATCCACTTCTTAGAAAAATTAATGCTCAACTAATCAGCCCAGAGGAAGAAATATTTTCTTTGATAGAGCAAGAAGGGTTTGCTGGAGCAACAGCCCTTTACACCAACTACATCAACAGCGACTTAGAGTTAGTCAAACAAGCAAAAGAAAAAGGATTGTATTGTGTTCATGAATTAATCATTGGAGCTGATGTTGGCAGAATCCTTCTAGAAGAACGTCAATTATTTCCAGGCATAGAACCCCAAGGGGAGTCCTTGAATGAAGTTGAAACCGGAATTCAAAGGGATATTCAAAAATGGCAAACCGTTGACCAAATTTTAGTGCCCTCCCAATATTGCTTTGACAGTTCCGTTGCCCTCGGCGCAGAACCAGCAAAGATTTCCATCGTTCCCTATGGTATCAATGAACAATGGTTAACAATTGAAGCTCAGCCAGAACCAGGACGGGTTTTATTTGTCGGCCAAGTGGGTCTTAGGAAGGGCAATCACTACCTGGCTGAAGCCACCCGCAAATTACAGCCCCGATTACCTCAACTCCATGTACGGGTAGTCGGCCCTCCTTTGGTGGATATTACTAACCCACTTTTTGCTGGACCTGACTATGTTGGCCAAGTGCCCCGTTCCCTGGTCAGGGAAGAATTTGCCAAAGCCGATGTGTTTGTTTTGCCTACCTTGGCTGAAGGCATGGCCCTTGTTCACCTGGAAGCTATGGCCTGTGGTATTCCCATCATTACAACCCCCCATTGTGGCTCCGTAGTGCGGGATGGCATCGAAGGCTTTATTGTCCCCATCCGTGACAGCAATCTATTATCAGAACGCATTGAGCAATTAGCGACTGACCGACAGTTGCGAGAGCGCATGGGCCAAGCCGCCAAAGAAAGAGCCAAGGATTACACTTGGAAACGCTATGGCGCAAGACTATTAGCGGCTATTACCTAA
- a CDS encoding glycosyltransferase family 4 protein, which yields MHIVIIFHNLGGYHIARLRAAQKLLADKHFTLTAIQETASTGEHPWGSINEKITFPLITLIPSPELNQLGEINPQSPIAAQRLPAYLNKIKPDIIVIPGWGFPIARTALSWAHRHKILTILMSDSKWDDEPRQWWKEKIKSLLYVNKFHGALVAGNAHKEYLIRLGMKKTSIFLGYDVVDNHHFSPQTQKARQNLAQPHPSENVPPPVPYFIIVSRFVPRKNILLLLNAYLKYYQENQDQAWNLVICGSGIQEHAIREFIQVHSLDSVVHLPGFISYQDMPQWYAKAKALIHPALQEQWGLVVNEAMAAGLPVLGSNRCGCFEDLVMEGVNGFGFDPENQQQLTQLMLKMSSGEVDLEAMGQASLNHIQKYSPDYFAQGLQQAVEFAINKKTDQQT from the coding sequence ATGCACATTGTCATTATTTTCCATAACCTTGGCGGTTACCATATCGCTCGGCTCAGGGCGGCCCAAAAACTCCTAGCCGACAAACATTTTACCCTCACTGCCATCCAAGAAACAGCCAGTACCGGTGAACACCCCTGGGGAAGTATCAATGAGAAAATCACCTTTCCCCTCATTACCCTCATACCATCCCCAGAACTCAACCAACTAGGAGAAATTAATCCCCAGTCCCCCATCGCCGCTCAACGTTTACCCGCATACCTAAACAAAATCAAACCAGATATAATCGTCATTCCTGGGTGGGGCTTTCCCATCGCCCGAACAGCCCTAAGTTGGGCTCATCGACACAAAATTCTTACAATATTGATGAGCGATAGCAAATGGGATGATGAACCGAGGCAATGGTGGAAGGAAAAAATTAAGTCCCTGCTCTACGTCAACAAATTCCATGGAGCCCTGGTGGCAGGCAATGCCCACAAAGAGTACCTAATCAGACTAGGCATGAAAAAAACATCAATTTTTCTCGGCTATGACGTTGTTGATAATCACCACTTCAGCCCACAAACCCAAAAAGCTCGGCAGAACTTAGCCCAACCCCATCCAAGCGAAAACGTTCCTCCCCCAGTTCCCTACTTTATTATCGTTAGCCGTTTTGTACCTCGTAAAAATATACTGCTTTTGCTCAATGCCTACCTTAAATACTATCAAGAAAATCAGGACCAAGCTTGGAATTTAGTGATTTGTGGTAGCGGCATTCAAGAACATGCCATCAGAGAGTTTATTCAAGTCCATTCCCTAGATTCCGTCGTTCATTTGCCAGGCTTTATCTCTTACCAGGATATGCCCCAATGGTACGCTAAGGCCAAAGCTCTAATCCATCCCGCCCTGCAGGAACAATGGGGCCTAGTGGTCAACGAAGCCATGGCCGCCGGCCTGCCTGTTCTAGGCTCTAACCGCTGTGGATGCTTTGAAGACCTGGTGATGGAAGGAGTGAATGGTTTTGGCTTTGATCCAGAAAACCAACAGCAACTCACCCAGCTCATGCTAAAAATGAGTTCCGGAGAAGTAGATTTAGAGGCAATGGGCCAAGCGTCCTTAAACCATATCCAAAAATATTCCCCCGACTATTTTGCCCAGGGCCTCCAACAGGCTGTGGAATTTGCCATCAATAAAAAAACAGATCAGCAAACTTAG
- the vapB gene encoding type II toxin-antitoxin system VapB family antitoxin — protein sequence MSSIQTNVFRNNKTQAVRLPKMVELPENIKKITIVAVGNTRIITPVGESWDDWFDNCHVSSDFMNCREQPKDQSRESF from the coding sequence ATGTCCAGTATTCAGACTAATGTTTTTAGGAATAATAAAACTCAGGCTGTTCGTCTGCCCAAAATGGTCGAGTTGCCAGAAAACATAAAAAAAATAACCATTGTTGCGGTGGGTAACACCCGCATCATTACACCAGTTGGGGAATCGTGGGATGATTGGTTTGATAATTGCCATGTATCATCAGATTTTATGAATTGCCGTGAACAGCCCAAAGATCAAAGCCGCGAATCTTTTTAG
- the vapC gene encoding tRNA(fMet)-specific endonuclease VapC: MLKYMLDTNIVIYTMKNKPSQVRTLFKKHDGQMCISSVTLGELVFGAERSAMPEKNLSAIDNLIARMEVEFFDIKGATHFGQIKAELAQRGTPIGPYDTMIAGHARSLGLILVTNNLKEFERIKGLRLENWAN, translated from the coding sequence ATGTTGAAATATATGCTTGATACCAATATTGTTATTTATACTATGAAAAATAAGCCTTCCCAGGTACGAACCTTGTTCAAGAAACATGATGGACAGATGTGTATATCCAGCGTGACCCTGGGCGAACTTGTTTTTGGTGCAGAACGCTCTGCTATGCCGGAAAAAAACCTATCAGCAATCGACAACCTAATCGCTCGTATGGAGGTCGAGTTTTTTGATATTAAGGGGGCTACCCATTTTGGTCAGATAAAAGCAGAATTGGCTCAGCGTGGAACCCCCATCGGCCCCTACGACACGATGATTGCGGGCCATGCCCGTTCCCTGGGGTTAATTTTAGTCACCAATAATCTTAAAGAATTTGAACGGATTAAAGGATTAAGATTAGAAAATTGGGCAAATTAA
- a CDS encoding glycosyltransferase: MKILIVIPSIGSVYGGPSKSVVELAEATASQGISVDLVTTNANGKQTLDVTCGSWLKNHSYRLQYFPAWFKGDLIFSWSLILWLIKSIKNYDLVHTNYVFSPLVTITHFIAGHKKVPYVATPHGMLEPWALAHKKTKKKIFLNLLEKAKLNQASGIQTLNSSEAQNIAKLRLNAPSFVAPNGIFAPDFNSVPQADLFLQTFPATQNRKLILFLGRIDPKKGLNLLAPAFAQIHQQFPESHLVIAGPDNIGYLPTAKKMFQEAGCQNAVSFTGMLTGKLKYSAIAAASVYVAPSYSEGFSISILEAMASGLPCVFTDACNFPEASAVAKIIPVDQQKLANALTWCLANLEEAQHMGQQARQFIFEHYTWDQIATQMITVYQWILGQGPKPDCVITD, translated from the coding sequence ATGAAAATTTTGATCGTTATCCCTAGCATTGGTAGTGTTTACGGGGGACCATCTAAAAGCGTAGTCGAATTAGCTGAAGCTACTGCTAGTCAGGGAATTAGCGTTGATTTAGTCACCACTAATGCCAATGGCAAACAAACCCTCGATGTTACTTGTGGTTCTTGGCTCAAAAATCATTCCTATAGATTGCAATATTTTCCTGCCTGGTTTAAAGGGGACTTGATTTTTAGTTGGTCACTTATCCTTTGGTTAATTAAAAGCATAAAAAACTATGACTTGGTTCATACCAATTATGTATTTTCACCTTTGGTTACCATAACTCACTTTATCGCAGGTCATAAAAAAGTTCCCTATGTTGCCACTCCCCATGGCATGTTAGAACCCTGGGCTTTAGCCCATAAAAAAACCAAAAAAAAAATCTTTCTCAATTTACTTGAAAAGGCTAAGCTCAACCAAGCCAGTGGCATTCAAACCCTAAATAGCTCAGAAGCGCAAAATATTGCAAAACTGCGACTAAATGCGCCTTCTTTCGTCGCTCCTAACGGCATTTTTGCACCAGATTTTAACTCTGTGCCCCAAGCCGATCTTTTTTTACAGACATTTCCTGCAACTCAAAACCGTAAATTAATCTTATTTCTGGGCCGGATAGACCCCAAAAAAGGACTAAATTTACTAGCTCCTGCCTTCGCTCAAATTCATCAACAATTTCCCGAAAGTCATCTGGTCATTGCGGGCCCAGACAATATTGGTTATTTACCCACAGCCAAAAAAATGTTTCAAGAGGCAGGTTGCCAAAATGCAGTTAGTTTCACAGGTATGCTCACCGGAAAGTTGAAATACTCGGCGATCGCCGCCGCCAGTGTTTACGTTGCTCCTTCCTACTCCGAAGGTTTTAGCATATCTATCCTCGAAGCCATGGCCAGTGGTCTACCCTGTGTATTCACCGATGCTTGTAACTTTCCAGAAGCGTCAGCAGTGGCCAAAATCATTCCCGTGGATCAACAAAAACTAGCCAATGCCTTGACCTGGTGTTTGGCCAACCTAGAGGAAGCACAGCATATGGGACAGCAAGCCCGTCAATTCATTTTTGAGCACTACACGTGGGATCAAATTGCCACTCAGATGATTACTGTTTACCAATGGATTCTCGGCCAAGGGCCAAAACCCGACTGCGTAATCACTGACTAA
- a CDS encoding DUF874 family protein: MASFLALLPRSLTTFLYAVAALLRFYGNIDTTPIPQVPLTILQWSFIAFILGTAALLANLGLEWNTGNRSRNREIEARERETRRDNLADEERNRAAEEREKADRERDRADQERDRADQERNRADQERNRADQERNRADQERQRAARRARIQNRGFVLQTRYQLAPSPEARATLIDFLSFIQEYGE; the protein is encoded by the coding sequence ATGGCAAGTTTTCTGGCCCTATTACCCCGTTCTTTGACCACTTTCCTTTATGCCGTTGCGGCCCTACTGAGGTTTTATGGCAACATCGACACCACCCCCATCCCCCAAGTCCCCCTCACCATCCTCCAGTGGAGCTTCATCGCCTTCATCCTGGGGACAGCGGCTCTCCTGGCTAATCTCGGCCTTGAGTGGAACACTGGAAATCGAAGCCGAAACCGAGAGATTGAAGCAAGAGAACGCGAAACTCGACGAGATAATCTTGCAGACGAAGAGAGAAACCGAGCGGCTGAGGAAAGAGAAAAAGCCGATCGAGAAAGAGACCGAGCAGATCAAGAACGAGATCGAGCAGATCAAGAAAGAAACCGAGCAGATCAAGAAAGAAACCGAGCAGATCAGGAAAGAAACCGAGCAGATCAGGAAAGACAACGAGCGGCTCGCCGTGCTCGAATCCAAAATCGAGGATTTGTTCTCCAAACACGGTATCAACTTGCCCCTAGCCCAGAAGCCAGAGCAACCCTAATCGATTTCTTAAGTTTTATCCAGGAATACGGTGAATAA
- a CDS encoding Uma2 family endonuclease has translation MVTLLKWTVPDYHHLIEQGLLDGKKVELLDGNLVTMAPERPLHSYTNRTAAEYLRKRLENFALVIEAHPITLSQSEPEPDIAIVLPPQERYKEKHPQAEDIFWLMEIAHSTQAYDLNDKKQIYAQEGIPEYWVADLTNRQLFVFRAPDNGDYRLQQTYSDGIIFSQAFPDIKISVQEMLHW, from the coding sequence ATGGTTACCCTACTGAAATGGACAGTCCCAGACTATCACCACCTCATTGAACAGGGCCTATTAGATGGCAAGAAAGTGGAACTTTTAGATGGCAACCTAGTGACCATGGCTCCCGAAAGACCGCTCCATAGCTACACCAATAGAACTGCGGCAGAGTATCTCAGAAAGAGATTGGAAAATTTCGCTTTGGTCATAGAAGCCCATCCCATCACCCTGAGCCAATCTGAACCGGAACCCGACATTGCCATTGTCCTCCCCCCCCAAGAGCGCTACAAAGAAAAACATCCCCAGGCTGAGGATATTTTCTGGTTAATGGAAATTGCCCACAGCACCCAGGCCTATGACCTCAACGACAAAAAACAGATCTACGCCCAGGAAGGTATCCCCGAATATTGGGTGGCAGACCTAACTAACCGCCAATTATTTGTTTTTCGAGCACCGGACAACGGAGATTATCGCCTGCAACAAACCTACTCCGATGGCATCATCTTTAGCCAAGCTTTTCCTGACATAAAAATATCAGTACAAGAAATGTTGCACTGGTAG
- a CDS encoding WcaF family extracellular polysaccharide biosynthesis acetyltransferase, with protein MAIAVEPVNFGVIITMELNQYEQGNYHPGASLVKQLLWYFLGDFLVQTPLLPIPPLKVGILRLFGAKIGTGVNIKPHVKIKFPWRLTVGNYVWLGEKCWIDNLAAVSIESHVCISQGVYLCTGNHDWNKPSFDLITRPIHIATGSWIGANAIIGPGVRVNERAVLTLGSVAVKDLAGMTIYSGNPCQPVKKRQVT; from the coding sequence TTGGCGATCGCCGTTGAGCCAGTTAATTTTGGCGTAATTATCACCATGGAACTTAATCAATATGAGCAAGGCAACTATCACCCCGGTGCCTCCCTAGTCAAACAGTTGCTTTGGTATTTCCTCGGGGATTTTTTAGTGCAAACTCCCCTACTCCCCATCCCCCCCCTGAAGGTAGGGATCCTGCGGTTATTCGGAGCCAAAATTGGTACAGGAGTCAATATTAAACCCCACGTCAAGATCAAATTTCCTTGGCGTTTAACCGTCGGTAATTACGTTTGGTTGGGGGAAAAATGTTGGATTGATAATCTGGCCGCGGTTAGCATTGAGTCCCATGTGTGCATCTCCCAGGGGGTGTACCTCTGCACTGGCAACCACGATTGGAACAAACCCAGCTTTGACCTAATCACCAGACCAATCCACATCGCCACAGGCAGTTGGATCGGCGCCAATGCTATTATTGGCCCTGGAGTACGAGTAAACGAAAGAGCGGTTTTAACTTTGGGGTCTGTGGCTGTTAAAGATTTGGCGGGCATGACCATCTACTCTGGCAATCCCTGTCAGCCAGTGAAAAAAAGACAAGTTACGTGA